Below is a genomic region from Acidimicrobiia bacterium.
TGCCCGCTCCGGCTGTCGAGCTCCTGCCGACGCCGGAGCGTGTCGAGGAGCGACGGGCGCGACGCCGGCCGGGATGGGTCGTCGTCGCCGCGGTCGCGGTGGCCGCGCTCTGCATCGGGATCGCGGCCACGCTCGCGGTCGTGCGCATGAACGACGCGCACCAGCAGAACAGCGGGTATAGGGCCGGATGGCGCGCCGGGTACACCGCGGGTCAGTCGGGCGCGTTCGACAACGGGTACCAGAAGGGCGACAAGGCCGGCTACCAGGCGGGATACCAGAAGGGCTATCTCGACGGGTGCCACGCCGCGCAGGGCGCCGACGCCGCGTGCTCGAACTCGATCGTCGCCGCGGGCAGCTACGCTCCGGCGC
It encodes:
- a CDS encoding Yae1 family protein, with product MQSQTWFEPDATSASSGLLSCTACHEEVLTGTAARCPSCRALYHVPCWNDLTGCVTPGCKGHRRVANRGRLTLLSDPAVVVERPAPEPPPVRLPAPAVELLPTPERVEERRARRRPGWVVVAAVAVAALCIGIAATLAVVRMNDAHQQNSGYRAGWRAGYTAGQSGAFDNGYQKGDKAGYQAGYQKGYLDGCHAAQGADAACSNSIVAAGSYAPAPAAYR